Proteins encoded in a region of the Larimichthys crocea isolate SSNF chromosome XVI, L_crocea_2.0, whole genome shotgun sequence genome:
- the epas1a gene encoding endothelial PAS domain-containing protein 1, whose protein sequence is MTADKEKRRAISREAARRRRRVESDVFGDLARLLPLQPSVRAHLDKPSVIRLTLSYIRTQTLLRGKTGTKTPVQSSHTVKNGQVTEGGEEQRERDGERDVEEKKNKDVATLEETNMYLRVLEGFLVVLSTVGDIIFLSDNVSKYMGLTQTELMGHSIFEFTHPCDHEEIRNNLRLTAEEVWCGAKRDFVMRIKSALTHRGRSANLKSATWKVLHCQGRAKVCLTPSSVSCLVLTCQPLPLSHTLLSTHTFTSQHSMDMRFTYCDQRVALLLGYSPEELLGRSIYDLCHTLDTNCLTKNHLNLCFKSQSVSGQYRMLVKGGGYVWVESHSAVIPSVRPSKSRPSGHQPLCILCVTYVLSGVEEPTLQLSLEQTGHRYMR, encoded by the exons ATGACAGCCgacaaggagaagagaag GGCGATCAGCCGCGAGGCAGCCAGAAGGAGACGACGGGTTGAGTCTGACGTTTTTGGAGATTTGGCTCGTCTCCTGCCGCTCCAACCGTCCGTCCGAGCTCACCTGGACAAGCCTTCGGTCATTCGCCTCACCCTCAGCTacatacgcacacaaacactgctcaGAG GGAAGACTGGAACAAAAactccagtccagtccagcCATACAGTAAAAAATGGACAAGTGACAGAAGGTGGAGAGGAACAGCGAGAGCGTGACGGAGAACGTGatgtggaggagaaaaaaaacaaggatgtGGCGACTTTGGAGGAGACAAACATGTACTTGAGGGTCCTAGAGGGATTCCTGGTGGTTCTGTCCACTGTGGGAGACATAATCTTCCTGTCTGACAATGTCAGCAAATACATGGGCCtgacacag ACCGAGCTGATGGGACACAGTATTTTTGAGTTCACTCACCCTTGTGACCATGAAGAAATCAGAAATAATCTACGTCTAacagcag agGAAGTTTGGTGCGGCGCAAAGAGGGACTTTGTCATGAGGATAAAAAGCGCTctgacacacagaggaagaagtgCTAACCTCAAGTCAGCAACATGGAAG GTTCTCCACTGTCAGGGCAGAGCAAAAGTGTGTCTCACCCCGTCTTCGGTTTCCTGCTTGGTGCTTACCTGCCAGCCTCTgccactctcacacacactcctcagcacacacaccttcaccaGCCAGCACAGCATGGACATGAGGTTCACATACTGCGACCAGAG agtgGCGCTGCTGTTAGGTTACAGTCCTGAGGAGCTTCTGGGTCGTTCTATCTATGATCTCTGTCACACGTtggacacaaactgtttgacaAAAAATCATCTGAACT tGTGTTTTAAgagccagtcagtcagtggtCAGTACAGGATGCTTGTGAAAGGTGGAGGTTACGTCTGGGTGGAGAGTCACAGTGCCGTCATACCCAGCGTCCGACCATCCAAATCCAGGCCCAGTGGCCATCAGCCACTCTGCATCCTCTGTGTTACCTATGTCCTCAG TGGAGTGGAGGAGCCGACCCTGCAGCTCTCTTTGGAACAGACTGGCCACAGATACATGAGGTGA